The proteins below come from a single Bubalus kerabau isolate K-KA32 ecotype Philippines breed swamp buffalo chromosome 19, PCC_UOA_SB_1v2, whole genome shotgun sequence genomic window:
- the BDKRB2 gene encoding B2 bradykinin receptor yields MFLAWRRPMFPSIHEDTVPTTASFGAEMFNLTSQVLEPALNGTLPESSSCFQSDWWNWLNTIQPPFLWILFLLAVLENTFVLSVFCLHKSSCTVAEIYLGNLAVADLILACGLPFWAITIANNFDWLFGEALCRVVNTMLYMNLYSSICFLMLVSIDRYLALVKTMSMGRMRGVRWAKLYSLVIWGCALLLSSPMLAFRTMQEYNAEGHNVTACIIIYPSQSWEVFTNILLNSVGFLLPLSVITFCTVQIMQVLRNNEMQKFKEIQTERKATLLVLAVLLLFVVCWLPFQISTFLDTLLRLHVLSGCWDEYVIDIFTQIASFVAYSNSCLNPLVYVIVGKRFRKKSQEVYARLCRPGGCGSAEPSQTENSMGTLRTSISVERNIHKLQ; encoded by the exons ATGTTCTTGGCCTGGAGGAGACCAATGTTCCCATCCATCCATGAGGACACCGTGCCTACCACTGCCTCCTTCGG CGCCGAAATGTTCAACCTCACCTCCCAGGTCCTTGAACCTGCTCTCAATGGGACCCTGCCCGAGAGCAGCAGCTGCTTCCAGTCCGATTGGTGGAACTGGCTCAACACCATCCAGCCCCCCTTCCTCTGGATCCTCTTCCTGCTCGCCGTCCTGGAGAACACCTTTGTCCTCAGCGTCTTCTGCCTGCACAAGAGCAGCTGCACAGTGGCGGAGATCTACCTGGGCAACCTGGCCGTGGCAGACCTGATCCTGGCCTGCGGGCTGCCCTTCTGGGCCATCACCATCGCCAACAACTTCGACTGGCTCTTCGGGGAAGCCCTCTGCCGCGTGGTGAACACCATGCTCTACATGAACCTCTACAGCAGCATCTGCTTCCTCATGCTGGTGAGCATTGACCGCTACCTGGCCCTGGTGAAGACCATGTCCATGGGCCGGATGCGCGGGGTGCGCTGGGCCAAGCTCTACAGCCTGGTGATCTGGGGCTGCGCGCTTCTTCTGAGCTCACCCATGCTGGCCTTCCGCACCATGCAGGAGTACAACGCCGAGGGCCACAACGTCACTGCCTGCATCATCATCTACCCATCCCAGAGCTGGGAGGTCTTCACCAACATCCTCCTGAACTCGGTGGGCTTCCTGCTGCCCCTGAGCGTCATCACCTTCTGCACCGTGCAGATCATGCAGGTGCTGCGTAACAACGAGATGCAGAAATTCAAGGAGATCCAGACGGAGAGGAAGGCCACCCTGCTGGTCCTGGCCGTCCTGCTGCTGTTTGTGGTCTGCTGGCTGCCCTTCCAGATCAGCACCTTCCTGGACACACTGCTGCGCCTCCACGTCCTCTCGGGCTGCTGGGACGAGTACGTGATCGACATCTTCACACAGATCGCGTCCTTTGTGGCTTACAGCAACAGCTGCCTCAATCCGCTGGTGTATGTGATCGTGGGCAAGCGCTTCCGCAAGAAGTCGCAGGAGGTGTACGCGCGGCTGTGCCGGCCAGGGGGATGCGGGTCGGCTGAGCCCAGCCAGACGGAGAACTCCATGGGCACGCTGCGGACCTCCATCTCTGTGGAACGCAACATTCACAAACTGCAGTAG